The genome window GCCGGGCAATACCTCGCCGATGACTACGACCAGCTGGTCGACTCGCCGATTCTCGCCGGTCGACTCTCGACTGCGCGGATGCTGGTCACGGGCGTACCGGTCGACATCGCAGTCTATTCCACGCACGACAAGATCACCGCGACTCAATTGAGCCAGGCAATGCGGACCATGCTCAATGCCGCCGGCGCCTTTCTCGGCAAGCTCCCGGTCGATCGCTACACCTTCCTCTACACCTTCGAAGAGCGCGGTGAGGGCGCTTGGGAGCACTCCTACGGCTCCGAGTACGCCTTGCAGGAGGCGGACTACACGCCTGCCTACGGCAAGCGGATCTCCGACATCGCGGCACACGAGTTCTTCCACGTCGTGACGCCACTCAATCTCCACTCGGAGATCATCGAGCACTTCAACTTCGAGACCCCGGTGCCATCGCAGCATCTCTGGCTCTATGAGGGGTCGACCGAGTGGGCCGCGCAGAAGATGCATCTCGAGTCGGGGCTCAAGACGGCCGATGAATATCTCGCGACCGTGGTGGGAAAGATGAAGAACGACCGCGCCGCCTACGACTCGACCTGGTCGCTCACGGAACTCGCAGTCACGTCTTACTCTGACTCCGGTCAGCGGCAGTATGGCAACATCTATATGCGGGGGGCTGTCGTCGCGGGCCTGCTCGACATCAAGCTGCTGCAGCTCTCGCACGGCGAGCACGGGCTGCGCGACCTGATCCAGGATCTGTCGAAAATCTATGGCAAGAAGCGGGCGTTTACCGACGACTCACTCTTCGACGTGATCGCCCAGCACGCCGGCCCCGAAGTCGCCGACTTCCTTCAGCGCTATGTGCGCAGCGCGCAGCACCTGCCGGTCAAGGAGTACTACGATCTGCTCGGCATCACCCTCGTCGAGGACGAGAAGGGAGCACCGCTGCGCTTCGAAATGAACCCCAACCCTACGCCGGACCAGGCGAAGCTGCGCGCCGCCTGGCTCGGCAAGGGAGGGAAGCTCGCGGCCTAGGGCCGCTTGCGCGCGCCGAGGCGCAGGCCACGAAGGTTGGTCTGCGCCGCATCGGCACGATGGCCGGCGGCGTCGCTCACGACGAGACTCCGCATCAGCCGAATCATCGCGGGATCCATTTCATTGGCTCGCGAGGCCGGCACGATCGACAGCCCGTAGACCACGTGCCCATCGGGGAGGCCGCGCGTGAAGAGCGTGGCCTGCTCCAGTTCGCCCGTGATCGGCGAGGTCCCGCTCAACATCACCGAATATCCTGCCGCTCCCGAGATCGTTTCGGCGCGTGCCGAATTCGGCTCGGCGTGCAGGTAGCTGTTGGCGCGGATGATGGTGTTGACGAGGTCGTCGGTCGCGTCGGCCAGGGTGCGCCCGGCGCCGGTGCTCCCCTCGAAGGGCGCGTAGCGATTCACCGTTGCGGAGGTCCCTGCAAACGGCGCATAGTGATTGAGGATCACGCCGTAGACGATGTGCTGCACGCCATCGTTCGTCGCGACGATGCCGCCGGCAGGCCCGGCAACCACGGCGGTGCCGCTGCTCTGCGCGACTTGCCAGTTGGACGGCATGTTGATCTGGATGAAGCCACTCGGCTGGCGATAGCGCACGAGGCGCGTCGATGGGGCCGCCACCGAGACGGCAGTCGGCGAGCCATAGTTGCCGGGTTCGTCCACCGGTGGATTGAGGCGACCGGGATAGCCCGACGCCGTCGAGGTGGTGAGCCCCTGCGCGGCCCGCGAGCGGATGGTCGCGAAGCCACCGACATCGGCCACGTTGCGCACCGTGGCACCCTGTGCGAGCGCGCGGATCTTCGTCGACCGTTCTGCTGCGCCCGGGTGATCGGAGAAGAACTGTTCCAGCTTGCTCGGATCGCGCCCCTGTTCGGCCCGCAAGACGTCAAAGAAGTCTGCCATCGCCACCGGATTGTACCCGGCGCGCGCCATCATGTCGGCGCCAG of Gemmatimonadota bacterium contains these proteins:
- a CDS encoding peptidase — encoded protein: MTTLRFLARAALPLLLIATAAHAAPAPARLRFTVNLNDRADTLFKVSLRVDKLTAANDVFQFAATAPGTYQVMDIGRFVHEFHAYDAAGRELSTSHISTNQWKLSSPERVREVRYTIEPTWTTHIAEHRVYRMCGSSLSADHSLMNGQALFVMPHGMQAVPISVKLLAPRDWKVSTSLRLSAGQYLADDYDQLVDSPILAGRLSTARMLVTGVPVDIAVYSTHDKITATQLSQAMRTMLNAAGAFLGKLPVDRYTFLYTFEERGEGAWEHSYGSEYALQEADYTPAYGKRISDIAAHEFFHVVTPLNLHSEIIEHFNFETPVPSQHLWLYEGSTEWAAQKMHLESGLKTADEYLATVVGKMKNDRAAYDSTWSLTELAVTSYSDSGQRQYGNIYMRGAVVAGLLDIKLLQLSHGEHGLRDLIQDLSKIYGKKRAFTDDSLFDVIAQHAGPEVADFLQRYVRSAQHLPVKEYYDLLGITLVEDEKGAPLRFEMNPNPTPDQAKLRAAWLGKGGKLAA
- a CDS encoding M48 family metallopeptidase, producing MSRSLVTLPMALAAAALFAAVPAQSLSAQVNARQASPGFNLFSVNQDVEMGRTSAIEAEKQLKLANDPAANRYLTAIVQRLAAVAPGAKFPYTVKLVVAPEINAFSLPGGPMYVNTGLLAAARNESELAGVLAHEMAHVALRHGTNQASTAYLAKGGVSILGGLLGKSSGNTSAIVNTIGGLGLNTAFLSFSRSAESQADATGADMMARAGYNPVAMADFFDVLRAEQGRDPSKLEQFFSDHPGAAERSTKIRALAQGATVRNVADVGGFATIRSRAAQGLTTSTASGYPGRLNPPVDEPGNYGSPTAVSVAAPSTRLVRYRQPSGFIQINMPSNWQVAQSSGTAVVAGPAGGIVATNDGVQHIVYGVILNHYAPFAGTSATVNRYAPFEGSTGAGRTLADATDDLVNTIIRANSYLHAEPNSARAETISGAAGYSVMLSGTSPITGELEQATLFTRGLPDGHVVYGLSIVPASRANEMDPAMIRLMRSLVVSDAAGHRADAAQTNLRGLRLGARKRP